In bacterium, the following are encoded in one genomic region:
- the argF gene encoding ornithine carbamoyltransferase encodes MKKDFLSILDLSIEEAHELLDFSLKVKKGKIAEKTLDGKILALIFEKPSLRTRVTFERAIYDLGGKPIYLSNNDIKLGQRESVKDVSRNLEKWVDGVVARVFAHSTLIEMAQNVRIPVINALSDLEHPCQIVGDYLTILEKSGKTKVNLTFIGDGNNVANSLMLMTSLLGGKFTIACPQGYEPNKNLYEKAMEISKITGAKVEIVRDPKEAVKDADFIYTDVWASMGQEQEAEQRRQIFKNYRVDSELLRLAPSHVAVLHCLPAHRGEEITDEVLDGPHSIVLDQAENRLHSEKAILIKLFRNMY; translated from the coding sequence GTGAAGAAAGACTTTTTGTCAATCCTTGATCTCTCAATTGAAGAGGCACATGAGTTGTTAGATTTCTCACTTAAAGTAAAAAAAGGAAAGATAGCCGAAAAGACGCTTGACGGTAAAATCCTCGCCCTCATTTTTGAAAAGCCTTCCCTTCGTACAAGGGTAACTTTTGAAAGAGCCATTTACGACCTTGGTGGCAAACCCATTTACCTCTCTAACAATGACATAAAACTCGGCCAGAGAGAATCCGTAAAAGATGTTTCAAGAAATCTCGAAAAGTGGGTTGACGGTGTTGTAGCAAGGGTTTTTGCCCACTCTACATTAATTGAAATGGCACAGAATGTCAGAATACCTGTAATAAATGCCCTTTCAGACCTTGAACACCCTTGCCAGATTGTGGGGGATTATTTAACTATTCTCGAAAAATCAGGAAAAACTAAAGTTAACCTCACTTTTATAGGAGACGGGAATAACGTCGCCAACTCCTTAATGCTAATGACTTCTCTATTAGGAGGAAAATTTACCATCGCTTGCCCTCAAGGGTACGAACCCAACAAAAACTTATATGAGAAGGCAATGGAAATTTCAAAAATCACTGGCGCGAAAGTTGAAATCGTACGAGACCCGAAAGAAGCAGTCAAAGACGCAGATTTCATCTATACAGACGTATGGGCTTCAATGGGGCAGGAACAAGAAGCAGAACAAAGAAGGCAAATTTTCAAAAACTATCGTGTAGATAGTGAACTACTAAGGCTTGCTCCTTCTCATGTAGCAGTATTACATTGTCTTCCTGCTCACAGAGGTGAGGAAATTACCGACGAAGTCCTTGATGGACCTCATTCCATCGTGCTTGACCAGGCTGAAAACAGACTCCACTCAGAAAAAGCAATCCTGATAAAACTTTTCAGGAATATGTATTGA
- a CDS encoding tetratricopeptide repeat protein: MRKVLLLGLFFFFIACATTPHKSSGIIYMQQGLYNKAVTEFQAWVAENPNNPEAHIWLGRAYIGTRNYIKAADEFIKAYELDADSGKYLKEFGENEINTILTAGKNLFQQGDDSTALKYFTYVTKINPKDERAYLAIAVVYNKLGNLEDAINYANQAIEINPNDLQALYYRAKFYAQAGQKEEAKRDLVKIIEKDTTFAKAYFDLGVLHFDDQEFEKAAQYFKKAYELDKENLDALLNMALSYYRLSNYEEAEKLFREYLEKQPDAYDIWFTLGACLYNENKMQEALNAFDKAIELKPDYEDAYSFKALIYNQLKMNKELMETIKKLQEIKSNNGGNKK, translated from the coding sequence ATGAGGAAGGTGTTACTTTTGGGGTTGTTTTTCTTTTTTATAGCCTGTGCAACAACCCCTCACAAATCATCCGGAATCATATATATGCAGCAGGGCCTGTATAACAAAGCAGTTACAGAATTTCAAGCGTGGGTTGCAGAAAATCCAAATAATCCTGAGGCCCATATATGGCTTGGCAGAGCCTACATAGGAACACGTAATTACATCAAAGCCGCCGATGAATTCATTAAAGCGTACGAGCTGGACGCAGACTCCGGAAAGTATCTCAAAGAATTTGGAGAAAACGAGATAAACACAATTTTGACAGCAGGGAAAAACTTATTCCAGCAGGGTGATGATTCTACAGCCCTAAAATACTTCACTTACGTTACGAAAATCAATCCCAAAGACGAGAGAGCTTACTTGGCAATCGCTGTAGTGTATAATAAACTGGGAAATTTAGAAGATGCCATTAACTATGCAAATCAAGCTATTGAAATTAATCCAAACGATTTGCAGGCACTTTACTACAGAGCGAAGTTTTACGCTCAAGCCGGGCAAAAAGAAGAAGCAAAAAGAGATTTAGTAAAAATAATTGAAAAAGACACAACCTTTGCTAAAGCATATTTTGACTTAGGAGTTCTCCATTTCGATGATCAGGAGTTCGAAAAAGCTGCACAATACTTCAAAAAGGCATACGAGCTTGACAAAGAAAATCTCGATGCACTGTTAAACATGGCTCTTTCTTATTACAGGCTTTCTAATTACGAAGAAGCGGAAAAATTATTCCGCGAGTATTTGGAAAAACAACCCGATGCTTACGATATCTGGTTTACGTTAGGGGCCTGCCTTTACAATGAAAATAAAATGCAAGAAGCTCTGAATGCCTTTGACAAGGCCATTGAATTGAAACCCGACTACGAAGACGCTTATAGTTTCAAGGCTCTAATTTATAACCAACTTAAAATGAACAAAGAACTTATGGAAACCATCAAAAAACTCCAGGAAATAAAAAGCAACAACGGAGGTAATAAAAAGTGA
- a CDS encoding diacylglycerol kinase family lipid kinase, protein MIALIVNPRAGRGKAFSELPNVEKFVKKFEIPYEVFITSGPGDATKLSEEIKGSGKFEKILILGGDGTVNEVIQALVGSEIPILPLPLGTGNDFVKFFYPRQKYDTVLERHLLSDRTARIDVGFLESENLKRYFINGMGIGFDSEVLNNMKKIRLLKGDFLYTSAVLLTFLQFKGTNLEVSLDNGEISFAGKFLLFNVGNGQYLGGGFRLFPEASLRDGKLDISIIGSLRPMRFFTNFYKAFKGKHITLPEVTYIKSEIITVKSNVPFNLQLDGELAQNLTSIKVSVRPATLKVVV, encoded by the coding sequence ATGATCGCATTGATTGTTAATCCGAGGGCAGGTCGTGGTAAAGCCTTTTCAGAACTTCCAAATGTGGAAAAGTTTGTAAAGAAATTTGAAATTCCGTATGAAGTGTTTATCACGTCGGGACCCGGTGATGCGACTAAGTTATCGGAAGAAATCAAGGGTTCTGGAAAATTTGAAAAAATTTTGATTTTGGGAGGAGATGGGACTGTTAATGAGGTGATACAGGCTCTTGTGGGAAGTGAAATTCCCATACTTCCTCTTCCTTTGGGAACGGGAAATGATTTTGTGAAGTTCTTTTATCCGCGTCAAAAATATGATACGGTTCTGGAAAGGCATCTGTTATCGGATAGGACAGCGAGGATTGACGTTGGTTTTTTGGAGAGTGAAAATTTAAAGAGGTATTTCATCAACGGAATGGGTATTGGATTTGATTCTGAAGTTCTTAACAATATGAAAAAAATTAGATTGCTTAAGGGGGATTTCCTTTATACCAGTGCGGTTCTCCTAACTTTTCTACAATTCAAGGGTACGAATCTGGAAGTTTCTTTAGACAACGGCGAGATATCTTTTGCTGGGAAATTTTTGCTTTTTAATGTAGGTAACGGGCAGTATCTTGGGGGAGGTTTTAGGCTGTTTCCCGAGGCCAGTCTAAGGGATGGAAAACTGGACATTTCAATTATTGGATCTCTTAGACCGATGAGATTTTTCACTAACTTTTACAAGGCTTTTAAGGGAAAGCACATAACACTTCCTGAAGTTACTTATATAAAATCTGAAATTATCACAGTAAAATCAAATGTCCCCTTTAATCTCCAGCTGGATGGTGAACTTGCTCAGAATCTGACCTCTATTAAAGTTTCCGTTAGACCTGCTACTTTAAAGGTGGTAGTATGA
- a CDS encoding 2-dehydropantoate 2-reductase: MRFVVLGIGSVGGYLVSRLALAGNTVEAIVSKRSNKRLIEVEGIEYYEKDKRYVIKVPCYVYEDLMEIDTDYLIIATKTGDALQILDDLKDRRFNFNYIVTVQNGIESHLKAAQIFGEDHLILSIREGLYAFDLHKIRNVSYGKVENVVTSLSATRESMQQFAEILVASKIPATVSYEAKMVLHKKLVINSIINPIASILKVRNGYLLKMLTTNTVIGLMNEAIKVLSLEGVSLSQMEISEDLKSVLKATSENKCSMLQDLEKKKKTEIDYLNGYLLRLAKKHGIEMPLNQMVYDLITRMEELHGAH; encoded by the coding sequence ATGAGATTTGTCGTTCTCGGCATTGGTTCCGTTGGAGGGTATCTGGTATCCCGGCTGGCTCTGGCAGGTAATACAGTGGAAGCCATTGTAAGTAAGAGATCTAACAAGCGTTTAATTGAAGTTGAAGGGATTGAATATTACGAAAAGGATAAGCGTTACGTTATAAAGGTACCCTGTTATGTTTACGAAGACCTTATGGAGATTGATACAGACTATCTAATCATTGCAACGAAGACAGGAGACGCCCTACAAATTCTTGATGATCTCAAAGATAGGCGTTTTAACTTTAATTACATAGTTACTGTTCAAAATGGTATTGAATCTCACCTCAAAGCAGCTCAGATTTTTGGTGAAGATCATCTGATTCTCTCAATAAGGGAAGGCCTTTATGCCTTTGATTTGCACAAGATAAGGAATGTAAGTTACGGTAAAGTTGAAAACGTTGTGACGTCTTTAAGTGCAACCAGAGAATCTATGCAACAATTTGCTGAAATTTTAGTCGCTTCCAAGATTCCTGCTACGGTTTCATATGAGGCCAAGATGGTTTTGCACAAAAAGCTCGTTATAAATAGCATTATTAATCCTATCGCTTCGATTTTGAAAGTCAGGAATGGATATCTTCTAAAAATGCTAACTACAAATACGGTGATTGGATTAATGAATGAAGCTATTAAGGTGTTATCCCTTGAAGGTGTATCCCTTAGTCAGATGGAGATAAGTGAAGATTTGAAGTCAGTACTTAAGGCAACTTCTGAGAATAAGTGCTCCATGCTGCAGGATCTTGAGAAAAAGAAAAAGACAGAAATCGATTATTTGAATGGATATCTACTGCGACTGGCAAAGAAACACGGGATAGAGATGCCTTTAAATCAAATGGTTTACGATCTCATTACAAGGATGGAGGAGCTCCATGGAGCGCATTGA
- a CDS encoding CDP-alcohol phosphatidyltransferase family protein, protein MTRFHSVRFKIFTLPNILSVCRLLLICPIFVFMKESRIFLTSLFLILIVITDVLDGYFARKYHLENPMGKVLDHGVDKVFSMFISYIFYKYSFLPTWAFLFFFFRDLLILLVGSILFFRFKLAFGSLWLGKIAGVFYFGMFFAFLLNFETLGRVFMFLSIALFSFVLIVYPLKFYPVLKERIFSNKGGKA, encoded by the coding sequence GTGACTCGATTTCACTCTGTAAGGTTTAAAATATTCACTCTTCCAAATATTCTCAGTGTTTGCAGGCTTTTGCTGATTTGCCCGATCTTTGTTTTTATGAAGGAGTCCAGAATTTTTTTGACGAGTCTTTTTCTTATCTTGATTGTTATAACTGATGTGTTGGACGGTTACTTTGCAAGAAAATACCACCTTGAAAATCCTATGGGGAAAGTGTTGGACCATGGTGTTGATAAGGTGTTTTCGATGTTTATCTCTTATATTTTTTACAAATATTCTTTTTTACCCACTTGGGCTTTTTTGTTTTTCTTTTTCAGAGATTTACTCATACTTTTAGTAGGAAGCATCTTGTTCTTTCGTTTTAAACTTGCCTTTGGTTCGCTCTGGCTTGGTAAAATTGCCGGCGTTTTTTACTTTGGTATGTTTTTTGCTTTCTTGCTCAACTTCGAGACCCTGGGGAGGGTTTTTATGTTTTTAAGCATCGCGTTGTTCTCTTTCGTGTTGATAGTTTACCCTTTAAAATTTTACCCCGTTTTGAAAGAAAGAATATTTTCCAATAAAGGAGGAAAAGCGTGA
- a CDS encoding LD-carboxypeptidase translates to MQIATFSPSSKPDENLLKKAILNLESRGIKVELSPNLLGRRGLDVSSDKERFNDFKWAFFESRSTILIPSRGGYGLSRILDEIVKLNFAKVKKTLIGFSDLTFVLNFLSVFENFDIFHGPMLATNFFAGGDELFHYLEKVVNKVSYEIRWEGYSSGGRFSGKIYGGNLTCFSFLVNTNFLPHIQDFILFLEEYNEEEYRVDRMLHFLKYSGIFREVKGVIVGFSDVGYDVYINFFRKNKIPFSTNFPGGHGKMNLPFPIGRVCEFDADRNVLRVHFER, encoded by the coding sequence ATGCAGATTGCAACTTTTTCTCCTTCTTCGAAACCCGATGAAAATCTATTGAAGAAAGCAATTCTTAACCTTGAAAGCCGTGGAATAAAAGTTGAGCTTTCCCCCAATTTATTGGGAAGACGTGGGCTGGATGTAAGTTCGGATAAAGAAAGATTTAATGACTTTAAGTGGGCATTCTTTGAATCTCGTTCTACTATTCTTATTCCTTCCAGGGGTGGATATGGATTGTCGAGGATTTTGGATGAGATAGTTAAGCTTAACTTTGCAAAAGTGAAAAAGACGTTGATAGGTTTTAGTGATTTAACTTTTGTTTTAAATTTTCTTTCTGTTTTTGAGAACTTTGATATATTTCATGGTCCAATGCTTGCGACAAACTTCTTTGCTGGTGGTGATGAGCTTTTTCATTATTTGGAGAAAGTAGTAAATAAGGTATCTTATGAAATTCGGTGGGAAGGATATTCCAGTGGAGGCAGATTTTCAGGAAAAATTTACGGGGGAAACTTGACTTGCTTTTCTTTTCTTGTTAACACTAATTTTTTACCTCATATACAAGATTTTATCCTCTTTCTTGAAGAGTATAATGAAGAGGAATATCGCGTTGACAGAATGCTTCATTTTTTGAAATACAGCGGGATTTTTCGAGAAGTAAAAGGTGTAATTGTAGGTTTCAGTGATGTTGGTTACGATGTGTATATAAATTTTTTTAGAAAAAACAAAATTCCCTTTAGCACAAATTTTCCGGGAGGGCACGGTAAAATGAATTTACCTTTCCCTATTGGGAGAGTATGTGAATTCGATGCAGATAGAAATGTTTTAAGAGTTCATTTTGAAAGATAG
- the dnaE gene encoding DNA polymerase III subunit alpha gives MKEFVHLHLHSEYSVLDGVLFIDEIVNTALKFGMPAVALTDHGNLFGAIEFYKKATEKGIKPIIGMEAYVTNGSMYEKVKTGEIYHLTLLAENDEGYRNLLKISTESYLKGFYYKPRVDKEFLKKNSKGLIALSGCLQGELSRKILLGFDEAELQKTLQSYIEIFGPDNFFLELQDIGLNENKTVNRKLLELSSKYNVRVVATNDVHFLRPDDKILQEVVLCIQTGTHLDDPKRMKIETDQIYFKSPEEMWNIFGELEEALLNTVEIANRVNLTLELDPTNIHLPRFDIPEQYSSAFEMLSDLALRGLKERFRGSEIPAEYMERLQKELKVIKELNFSMYFLIIWDLINEAKKRNIPVGPGRGSAVGSLVLYALGVTDVDPIKYNLLFERFLNPERVSPPDVDIDFADNRRDEMIRYIREKYGENNVAQIITFGRAKAKQAIKDVARVLGLPYSESDKIAKTITETGSLQDEYETNPVFRDLINSNEVYKKVYDYACRIEGRVRNISTHAAGVVVAPVEIYRIAPLYRSEDEDTVTVQFDMKSLELLGLLKIDLLGLRTLTIVYETEKLVKRKTPDFSIDRINYDDIKTYELLSKGDTIGVFQLESEGFRNVLKRVKPGKIEDLIAVLALYRPGPMKSGMLESYIRRKNGEEKIDYLDERLKDILQETYGVIAYQEQVMLLASTLAGFSLGEADVLRKAMGKKQKEVMEKMMESFVEGSVKNGIEKEKAEQIFNFIAPFAEYGFNKSHAAGYAKLAYITAYLKAHYPLEFIVANLNAEMNTQDAQEKIFKFLNEAKTFGISIVPPSINRSDYEFKIEGENSIMYGLGAIKNVGKAAVEEILKVRSSKGKFESVEDFISLVDTRKVNRKTLESLIKAGAFDEFYPNRKALLQALDELLQSSKSSVKMGTLFTFSSNQSPIEKYKHLPFTLDDIIYFEREALGLYLSIHPLDKFPFVKFQPINSSKIKDDLLDGDEVLLVGVISDVSKKKNKNGEVYASIKIADFEGEVRGYIHPQLFKDKAELLKEDQIVLISGRVSENGDGKELRINDITEFEGVKAIEINLDGIDIPKIDELFELIKVSSGGNIDLFTWIGGKRYLSEFKIIESADFADKILDILPQERIKAILL, from the coding sequence ATGAAAGAATTTGTTCATTTGCATTTACATTCTGAATATAGTGTTTTGGATGGAGTACTCTTTATCGATGAGATCGTAAATACCGCTTTGAAGTTCGGAATGCCAGCAGTTGCCCTTACGGACCATGGTAACCTTTTTGGTGCTATAGAGTTTTATAAGAAGGCAACGGAAAAGGGAATTAAGCCCATTATAGGAATGGAAGCCTATGTTACCAATGGATCTATGTATGAGAAAGTGAAGACTGGAGAAATATACCACCTCACGTTGTTGGCTGAAAATGATGAAGGTTACCGAAATCTCTTAAAAATTTCCACAGAATCTTACCTGAAAGGATTTTATTATAAACCGAGGGTGGACAAGGAATTCTTGAAAAAAAACTCGAAGGGGCTTATTGCTCTTTCGGGTTGCCTCCAGGGTGAGCTTTCCAGGAAAATATTACTCGGGTTTGATGAAGCGGAATTACAAAAAACTCTTCAGTCTTACATTGAAATTTTTGGACCAGACAACTTTTTCCTTGAACTTCAAGACATCGGTCTTAATGAGAACAAAACTGTAAATCGAAAATTGCTGGAGCTTTCGAGTAAATATAATGTAAGAGTTGTAGCTACAAATGATGTGCATTTTCTAAGACCTGACGATAAAATCCTTCAGGAAGTTGTTCTTTGTATCCAGACAGGGACACATCTTGATGATCCTAAAAGAATGAAAATAGAAACTGACCAAATCTACTTTAAGAGTCCAGAGGAAATGTGGAACATATTTGGAGAATTAGAAGAGGCTCTTCTAAATACTGTTGAGATTGCAAATAGGGTTAACTTGACTCTTGAGTTGGATCCAACAAATATACACTTACCTCGCTTTGATATTCCTGAACAGTACAGTAGTGCTTTTGAAATGCTATCCGATCTGGCCTTAAGAGGCCTTAAGGAGCGATTTAGGGGGAGTGAAATTCCAGCAGAGTATATGGAGCGACTCCAAAAAGAGCTTAAAGTAATTAAGGAATTAAATTTCTCAATGTATTTTCTCATTATCTGGGACTTAATCAACGAGGCGAAAAAAAGAAATATACCCGTTGGTCCAGGAAGAGGATCGGCTGTTGGTTCTCTTGTTTTGTATGCTCTTGGTGTCACGGATGTGGATCCCATAAAGTATAATTTGCTTTTTGAAAGGTTTTTAAATCCAGAAAGAGTTTCCCCACCGGATGTAGACATAGATTTTGCTGACAATAGAAGAGACGAAATGATAAGATATATTAGAGAAAAATATGGTGAAAACAACGTTGCTCAAATTATAACTTTTGGAAGAGCAAAAGCGAAACAGGCAATTAAGGATGTAGCAAGGGTTTTAGGACTTCCCTACAGCGAGAGTGACAAAATTGCCAAAACTATCACTGAGACTGGTTCTCTTCAAGATGAATATGAAACTAATCCTGTTTTCAGAGATTTGATCAATTCCAACGAAGTTTACAAAAAAGTTTACGATTATGCATGTAGAATCGAAGGCCGTGTTAGAAACATATCTACCCATGCTGCAGGCGTAGTTGTTGCACCTGTTGAAATTTACAGAATTGCTCCCCTTTACCGGTCGGAAGATGAAGACACCGTCACTGTTCAATTTGATATGAAGTCTCTGGAATTGTTAGGCCTTTTGAAAATTGACCTTCTTGGACTCAGGACGCTCACTATTGTGTATGAGACGGAGAAGCTCGTAAAACGGAAAACCCCGGATTTTTCCATTGATAGGATAAATTACGATGACATAAAAACTTATGAGTTGCTCTCAAAGGGGGACACAATAGGTGTTTTTCAGTTGGAATCTGAAGGTTTTAGAAATGTTTTAAAACGTGTAAAACCAGGGAAGATAGAGGATTTAATTGCGGTTCTTGCCTTATATCGCCCCGGACCAATGAAGAGTGGAATGCTTGAAAGCTACATAAGGAGAAAAAACGGTGAGGAGAAAATTGATTATTTAGACGAGAGGTTAAAAGATATTCTTCAAGAGACTTACGGAGTTATTGCCTATCAGGAGCAGGTTATGCTCCTTGCATCTACCCTTGCGGGATTCTCTCTTGGTGAAGCAGATGTGTTAAGGAAGGCGATGGGTAAGAAGCAAAAAGAAGTTATGGAAAAAATGATGGAGTCCTTTGTCGAAGGCAGTGTCAAGAATGGTATAGAAAAAGAGAAGGCTGAACAAATATTCAATTTCATTGCACCTTTTGCAGAATACGGTTTTAATAAGTCTCATGCCGCCGGATATGCAAAACTTGCTTATATTACGGCGTATTTAAAAGCCCATTATCCCCTTGAATTCATTGTTGCTAATCTTAATGCAGAAATGAATACTCAGGATGCCCAGGAAAAAATTTTCAAATTCTTGAATGAAGCCAAGACCTTCGGAATTAGTATCGTCCCACCTTCTATAAATAGAAGCGATTATGAATTTAAGATTGAAGGTGAGAACTCCATAATGTATGGATTAGGGGCGATAAAAAATGTTGGAAAAGCAGCGGTTGAAGAAATATTGAAGGTTAGAAGTTCAAAAGGTAAATTTGAAAGTGTTGAAGATTTTATATCCCTTGTGGATACGCGAAAGGTTAATAGAAAAACGCTGGAAAGCCTTATAAAGGCGGGGGCTTTTGACGAGTTTTATCCCAACAGAAAAGCATTGCTTCAGGCGTTGGATGAATTATTGCAATCCTCTAAATCTTCTGTAAAGATGGGCACTTTATTCACATTCTCTTCTAACCAAAGTCCAATAGAAAAGTACAAGCACTTACCTTTTACCTTAGATGATATCATTTATTTTGAAAGAGAGGCCCTTGGACTTTATTTGAGTATTCATCCCCTCGACAAATTTCCTTTTGTAAAATTTCAGCCTATAAATTCTTCTAAGATTAAAGATGATTTGCTGGATGGGGATGAGGTGTTGCTGGTTGGTGTTATTAGTGATGTTTCAAAAAAGAAAAATAAGAACGGAGAGGTTTATGCTAGTATTAAAATAGCCGATTTTGAAGGTGAAGTTAGAGGATATATTCATCCCCAATTGTTTAAAGACAAAGCAGAATTGCTAAAAGAAGATCAGATCGTTTTAATCTCAGGCAGAGTTTCAGAAAATGGGGATGGGAAGGAACTGAGGATTAATGATATAACTGAGTTTGAGGGGGTTAAGGCGATTGAGATCAATCTTGATGGTATCGATATTCCAAAGATAGATGAGCTTTTCGAACTGATAAAGGTTTCATCGGGAGGAAACATTGATCTTTTTACGTGGATTGGGGGAAAAAGGTATCTTTCTGAATTCAAGATAATAGAGAGCGCTGATTTCGCGGATAAAATATTGGATATTTTGCCTCAGGAACGCATAAAGGCAATACTTTTGTAA
- a CDS encoding septal ring lytic transglycosylase RlpA family protein, whose protein sequence is MISFKVVFTPLILILLLASGCAPRKTSREYVQIGYASYYGKEFRGRKTASGEKYDPKKLTAAHPTLPFNTYVKVTNLENGKSVIVRINDRGPFKKGRIIDLSEKAAELLDMKIKGVVLIKLEVVAWP, encoded by the coding sequence ATGATTTCTTTCAAGGTTGTTTTTACACCTTTAATTCTCATCCTTCTTCTTGCCTCAGGTTGTGCTCCAAGGAAAACATCCAGAGAATATGTTCAGATTGGGTATGCTTCCTATTACGGAAAAGAATTTAGGGGAAGAAAAACCGCATCGGGTGAAAAATATGACCCTAAAAAATTGACAGCCGCCCACCCGACTCTTCCATTTAACACCTACGTCAAGGTAACCAATTTGGAAAACGGTAAATCTGTAATAGTAAGGATAAATGACAGAGGACCTTTCAAGAAAGGCAGAATAATAGACCTCTCTGAAAAGGCAGCGGAGTTATTAGATATGAAAATAAAAGGTGTTGTTTTAATTAAACTGGAGGTTGTTGCATGGCCATAA
- a CDS encoding HU family DNA-binding protein has translation MNKQELINKVAEKAGVTKKDAALVVNAFIDVVKDSLAKKNPVRIIGFGTFDVRKRAERKGRNPRSKQEIKIPARIVPVFRASSTLKEMVNKG, from the coding sequence ATGAACAAACAAGAACTGATAAACAAAGTAGCAGAAAAAGCTGGTGTAACCAAAAAAGACGCAGCACTTGTGGTGAATGCATTCATCGATGTAGTGAAAGACTCCCTCGCAAAGAAGAATCCTGTGAGAATCATCGGCTTCGGTACTTTCGATGTAAGGAAAAGAGCTGAAAGAAAAGGCAGAAATCCCAGAAGCAAGCAGGAGATTAAGATTCCTGCCAGAATAGTCCCCGTATTCAGAGCATCCTCAACCCTTAAAGAGATGGTGAACAAGGGCTAA
- a CDS encoding putative sugar nucleotidyl transferase produces the protein MKRNFILFEDEHISSFLPLVWLNPFLNLRLGVSTLYEKWEKVLPQIDVLLVRDFLKDYTQFLFPHLKVNGSSFGICVFINSRLNPYQKLISTLLEVEPGEGCVDEEGVVLSFALEFPSNADISDIKELIQGVKVWKKVQGVELFRRLEDLINLNGIFITQDFLRFYDRFSFRIPVDVRILGDAVFISDEAQISPFVFIDATEGPVIIERNAVVSSFAYIEGPVYLGEGVLIKPFSKIFKNTTIGPVCKVGGEIESSIFHSYSNKQHDGFLGHSYVAPWVNIGADTVTSDLKNNYSTIRLRYRKQEWDTGSQFIGTIFGDHVKTGINTMLNSGTIVGVFTNIFGGGFHPKFIPSFFWGGGKEWQIHELGKAIETAKKMMRRRNVIPDETYLKLIEKVFWLSEVERKDFNL, from the coding sequence GTGAAAAGAAATTTCATTTTGTTTGAGGACGAACATATAAGCAGCTTTCTTCCTCTTGTTTGGTTGAATCCTTTTTTAAATCTGCGCCTTGGGGTTTCGACGCTATATGAGAAGTGGGAAAAAGTCTTACCTCAGATTGATGTTCTTTTAGTCAGAGATTTTTTGAAGGATTATACACAATTCCTGTTTCCACATCTTAAGGTAAATGGCTCTTCTTTTGGAATTTGTGTTTTTATTAATTCCAGGCTAAATCCGTATCAAAAACTAATTTCTACTCTTCTCGAGGTTGAGCCAGGTGAGGGTTGCGTTGATGAAGAAGGGGTGGTTTTGTCTTTTGCTTTGGAGTTTCCATCTAACGCAGACATATCGGATATCAAAGAGTTGATTCAGGGAGTAAAAGTCTGGAAGAAGGTTCAAGGAGTTGAACTTTTTAGGAGGCTTGAGGATTTAATAAATCTGAATGGGATTTTTATAACACAAGATTTTTTGAGATTTTACGACCGTTTTTCTTTTAGAATACCGGTGGATGTAAGAATTTTGGGAGATGCTGTTTTTATATCGGATGAAGCACAAATATCACCCTTTGTATTTATTGATGCTACAGAAGGCCCCGTGATAATTGAAAGAAACGCTGTAGTTTCTTCTTTTGCTTACATTGAGGGGCCTGTTTATTTAGGAGAAGGTGTACTGATTAAACCTTTTAGTAAAATTTTTAAAAATACGACTATCGGTCCTGTATGTAAGGTTGGAGGGGAGATTGAATCCTCAATCTTTCACTCCTACTCTAATAAACAACATGATGGTTTTTTGGGTCACTCTTACGTTGCACCTTGGGTAAACATTGGGGCTGATACGGTAACCAGTGACCTGAAGAATAATTATTCTACCATCAGGCTAAGGTATAGAAAGCAGGAATGGGATACTGGCTCCCAGTTCATAGGCACCATTTTCGGGGATCACGTAAAAACTGGAATTAACACCATGCTTAATTCAGGTACTATTGTAGGAGTTTTCACTAACATTTTCGGTGGTGGTTTTCATCCCAAATTTATACCATCTTTTTTCTGGGGTGGTGGAAAGGAATGGCAGATCCACGAATTAGGGAAAGCTATCGAGACTGCGAAGAAAATGATGCGAAGAAGGAATGTAATTCCTGATGAAACCTATTTAAAACTTATAGAAAAAGTATTTTGGCTGTCCGAAGTAGAAAGGAAGGATTTCAATTTGTAA